The Parambassis ranga chromosome 14, fParRan2.1, whole genome shotgun sequence genome includes a window with the following:
- the LOC114445741 gene encoding protein phosphatase 1D-like: MDDAVTFRMSAFSEQGGRKYMEDVVEIKIEYEPTPSSVEDYPKSQRHGGQENTDVEPNKQTENETQDHSVSVESGPASAVWVERLSDEDSGNVTAPASREKDAEHSVDTRKSVAFFAVFDGHGGREAAHFAREHLWDLLKRQRGFWSKDHSEVCAALRKGFIACHHAMWKELPEWPKTITGLPSTSGTTASVIVIRGRHMYVAHVGDSAVVVGVKENDSDITLQALEVTQDHKPELPKEKERIERLGGSVMKKSGVNRVVWKRPRLTHNGPVRRSTVIDQIPFLAVARSLGDLWSYDFYSGEFVVSPEPDTTVMTLDPKQHRYIIIGSDGLWNMMPPKNAVNMCYSHDKMVGPKGMSCARRLGCTALLFWKERMLRADNTTVIVLALHERGGPPIPMHRDEIVVDMATGIDHVPYPGTPYNTCEVPKPSAAGDAPYTFKERCASLEQALGLYEAAFCASTQLLPDVDSVRATPSPSDASVNVFEKQDPTTQMDCASCAPPLKRSRRYPQSPPELKGPHRRLGRPPNKTLSQETPHGKIQSEQSHPKREMSSSEEGTILSQHHNAALCVC; the protein is encoded by the exons ATGGATGACGCAGTAACATTTCGTATGAGTGCATTTTCTGAGCAAGGAGGGAGAAAATACATGGAGGATGTTGTCGAGATAAAAATCGAGTACGAGCCGACGCCGTCGTCAGTCGAAGATTATCCAAAGTCGcagagacatggaggacaggaaAACACGGATGTTGAACctaacaaacaaactgaaaatgaaacacaggATCACAGTGTTTCTGTCGAATCAGGTCCAGCTTCTGCCGTGTGGGTAGAGCGTTTATCAGACGAGGACAGCGGCAACGTTACTGCACCAGCATCACGCGAAAAAGACGCAGAGCATTCTGTCGACACTCGAAAGTCTGTGGCGTTTTTTGCCGTGTTTGATGGCCACGGGGGGCGAGAAGCAGCACATTTCGCTAGAGAGCATCTGTGGGATTTGTTGAAAAGACAGCGAGGGTTTTGGTCGAAGGATCACAGTGAAGTGTGTGCTGCTCTACGGAAGGGGTTCATCGCCTGTCACCATGCAATGTGGAAAGAGCTAC CGGAGTGGCCAAAAACAATTACCGGTCTGCCAAGCACATCCGGCACCACAGCCAGTGTTATTGTCATCCGTGGAAGGCATATGTACGTTGCCCATGTAGGGGATTCAGCAGTAGTGGTTGGAGTGAAGGAAAATGACTCTGATATTACACTTCAAGCACTTGAAGTAACACAAGACCACAAGCCTGAACTCCctaaagaaaaggaaaggatTGAGCGGCTCGGTGGCAG TGTAATGAAGAAGTCTGGCGTCAATCGCGTGGTGTGGAAGAGGCCCAGGCTGACCCATAATGGCCCCGTGAGGAGGAGTACAGTCATTGATCAGATCCCTTTCCTGGCAGTAGCCCGATCCCTGG GTGACCTATGGAGCTACGACTTCTACAGTGGGGAGTTTGTGGTTTCTCCAGAGCCTGATACAACTGTGATGACCCTCGACCCCAAACAACATCGATACATCATTATAGGCAGCGATGGACTATGGAATATGATGCCGCCCAAGAATGCCGTTAATATGTGCTACAGCCACGACAAAATGGTG GGACCAAAAGGGATGTCTTGCGCCCGTCGGCTTGGATGCACGGCTCTGCTGTTTTGGAAGGAACGCATGCTCCGTGcagacaacacaacagtcaTCGTCCTGGCCCTGCATGAGCGTGGAGGCCCTCCTATCCCTATGCATCGAGATGAGATCGTTGTTGACATGGCCACAGGAATTGACCATGTTCCATACCCAGGAACACCCTACAACACATGTGAGGTCCCAAAG CCGAGTGCTGCAGGGGATGCTCCCTACACGTTCAAAGAAAGATGTGCATCTTTGGAGCAGGCACTCGGGCTGTACGAAGCAGCTTTCTGTGCCAGCACACAGCTGTTACCTGACGTTGACTCTGTGAGAGCCACGCCATCCCCTTCAGATGCCTCAGTGAATGTTTTTGAAAAGCAAGACCCCACAACCCAAATGGACTGTGCTTCTTGTGCTCCTCCGTTAAAAAGATCTCGCCGTTACCCGCAATCCCCTCCTGAACTCAAAGGTCCTCATCGACGGCTCGGCCGACCACCCAACAAAACTTTGTCCCAGGAGACACCTCACGGCAAAATACAAAGCGAGCAGTCCCATCCAAAAAGAGAAATGAGCTCCTCTGAGGAAGGCACTATCCTGTCACAGCACCACAACgctgccttgtgtgtgtgctga